In the Syntrophales bacterium genome, one interval contains:
- a CDS encoding nickel-dependent hydrogenase large subunit — MATRMIIDPITRIEGHLRIEVELDSSNTVRDAWSSITLWRGFETILKGRDPRDAGLITQRFCGVCTYVHYEASILACEDAFKVQAPTNARLVRNLISGAQYLYDHVMHFYHLHGLDWVDITSALKADPKKAVEMARAYCANPYNCSETHYKAVQQRLTKFVQSGRLGPFANAYWGNPSYKLPPEANLIITSHYLDALQVSKVGSAMTAIFGGKNPHPQSLVVGGVSSVMDALDASRLGEYLFRLKEMKNFIENAYIPDVLLAAAYYKEEGIQGLGGGVKNFLAYGGLPLDDGWTSLLFPRGLVKGADVAHPMSLDEEKITEEVSHAWYQDKGPLHPYKGWTYPEYTGFDKEGHLKGNEKYSWCKAPRYDGLPYEVGPLARLVVAYSQGHTELKNLIDGTLKAAGLPVTVLFSTLGRTAARAIETKYVADHIEGWVNELIKNVKAGDTRTWTKCDVPKKGEGRGMTEPPRGALGHWIRIEDKVIANYQAIVPSTWNCSPRDKGGRRGPYEESLIGLKLAKADQPLEIIRTIHSFDPCMACAVHIIDPQTNEIRKYRVA, encoded by the coding sequence ATGGCCACGCGAATGATTATCGATCCCATTACCCGCATTGAGGGACACCTGAGAATTGAAGTCGAACTGGACTCCTCGAACACCGTCCGGGACGCCTGGAGCAGCATCACCCTGTGGCGGGGCTTCGAAACGATCCTGAAGGGACGCGACCCCCGGGACGCCGGCCTCATCACCCAGCGTTTCTGCGGCGTCTGCACCTACGTCCACTACGAAGCCAGCATCCTCGCCTGCGAGGACGCCTTCAAGGTCCAGGCGCCGACGAACGCCCGGCTCGTCCGGAACCTCATCAGCGGCGCCCAGTACCTCTACGACCACGTCATGCACTTCTACCACCTCCACGGGCTGGACTGGGTGGACATCACCAGCGCCCTTAAGGCGGATCCGAAGAAGGCCGTGGAGATGGCCCGGGCCTACTGCGCGAATCCCTACAACTGCTCCGAGACCCATTACAAGGCGGTTCAGCAGCGCCTGACCAAGTTCGTCCAGTCGGGACGCCTCGGTCCTTTCGCCAATGCCTATTGGGGCAACCCCTCTTACAAGCTGCCCCCGGAGGCCAACCTGATCATCACGTCCCATTACCTGGACGCGCTGCAGGTCTCCAAGGTCGGCTCCGCGATGACAGCCATCTTCGGCGGCAAGAACCCCCATCCCCAGAGCCTGGTCGTGGGTGGCGTCTCGTCGGTCATGGACGCCCTGGACGCCTCGCGCCTCGGCGAGTACCTGTTCCGGCTCAAGGAGATGAAGAACTTCATCGAGAACGCCTACATCCCCGACGTTCTCCTGGCGGCGGCCTACTACAAGGAGGAAGGCATCCAGGGGCTTGGCGGCGGCGTCAAGAACTTCCTGGCCTACGGCGGGCTCCCCCTGGATGACGGCTGGACGAGCCTCCTCTTCCCCCGGGGACTCGTCAAGGGCGCCGATGTGGCTCACCCGATGTCCCTGGACGAGGAAAAGATCACCGAGGAAGTCAGCCATGCCTGGTACCAGGACAAGGGCCCCCTCCATCCCTACAAGGGTTGGACGTATCCCGAATACACGGGGTTTGACAAGGAAGGGCATCTGAAGGGGAACGAGAAGTACTCCTGGTGCAAGGCCCCGCGGTACGACGGCCTCCCTTACGAAGTGGGTCCGTTGGCGCGGCTCGTCGTCGCCTATTCACAGGGACACACGGAGCTCAAGAACCTCATCGACGGGACCCTGAAGGCAGCGGGCCTCCCGGTGACGGTTCTCTTCTCGACCCTCGGCCGGACGGCCGCCCGGGCCATCGAGACGAAATACGTCGCCGATCACATCGAGGGGTGGGTGAACGAGCTGATCAAGAACGTCAAGGCCGGCGACACGCGCACCTGGACGAAGTGCGACGTGCCGAAGAAGGGCGAGGGACGCGGCATGACGGAACCGCCCCGGGGAGCCCTGGGACACTGGATCCGCATCGAGGACAAGGTGATCGCCAACTACCAGGCCATCGTCCCCTCCACCTGGAACTGCTCGCCCCGCGACAAGGGCGGGCGGCGAGGCCCCTACGAGGAGTCCCTGATCGGCCTGAAACTGGCCAAGGCCGACCAGCCGCTGGAGATCATACGGACGATCCACTCCTTCGATCCCTGCATGGCCTGCGCCGTTCACATCATCGACCCGCAGACCAACGAGATCCGCAAGTACCGGGTGGCATAG
- the cybH gene encoding Ni/Fe-hydrogenase, b-type cytochrome subunit: MKNIVPKKEWSVAIRYNHWIMAFSIFALIVTGFYIASPFTLTQGETVNKFFMGNTRGVHVFFGVLLLFLFVWRLYLAVFSRFHADWKDFFAWTDFTNTVKQVKFYLLVSKEPPDHKYLYGPLQSLAYGGLLFMVFLICLTGLILMGAGYHAGWTALVYPVLKPFEIIMGGLATVRYIHHVLTWAFVLFIIVHIYMAFWYDVIFKQGTVSSMISGVVFKKGEH, from the coding sequence ATGAAAAACATCGTCCCGAAAAAGGAATGGTCCGTGGCCATCCGCTACAACCACTGGATCATGGCCTTCTCCATCTTCGCCCTCATCGTGACGGGTTTCTACATCGCCTCCCCCTTTACGCTGACCCAGGGCGAAACGGTCAACAAGTTCTTCATGGGCAACACGCGAGGCGTCCATGTATTCTTCGGCGTGCTGCTCCTGTTCCTGTTCGTCTGGCGCCTCTACCTGGCCGTTTTCTCCCGGTTCCACGCCGACTGGAAGGACTTCTTCGCCTGGACGGATTTCACCAACACCGTCAAACAGGTCAAGTTCTACCTGCTGGTCTCCAAGGAGCCGCCGGACCACAAGTACCTGTACGGACCGCTCCAGTCCCTGGCCTACGGCGGGCTTCTCTTCATGGTGTTCCTGATCTGCCTGACGGGCCTGATCCTCATGGGGGCGGGATACCATGCCGGCTGGACGGCCCTGGTCTATCCGGTTCTCAAGCCTTTCGAGATCATCATGGGGGGGCTGGCCACCGTCCGATACATCCACCATGTCCTGACCTGGGCCTTCGTGCTCTTCATCATCGTCCACATCTACATGGCCTTCTGGTACGACGTGATCTTCAAGCAGGGCACCGTGTCCTCCATGATCAGCGGCGTCGTCTTCAAGAAGGGAGAACACTGA
- a CDS encoding hydrogenase small subunit, producing the protein MAHQKSAQYDRVVRKQYRELLDRCNVHLDRMDRELPPPVEDFQAVLKERGVTRRSFLKWTSIMTGALMLPPVFKPMVARAAEQFSRVPVVWLHMAECTGCSEALLRTSYPNIDDILLDTISLEYHETLMAASGYQAEQCLEKALHDFPGKFVCVVEGAIPLGMGGKYLTLGPKGKTGLEVAREVTSKAAMTICIGSCSAFGNVQAAKPNPTDAAGVGRALGLQTVNIAGCPPNPINFVGTILHYLMFGGLPALDGLGRPVWAYGKRIHDYCERRPHYDAGEFVEEWGDDGAKKGWCLYKVGCKGPYTFANCGRVRFNDAVSWPIMAGHGCIGCTEPNFWDTMAPLEKPIQDATIGGGEATVDHIAMGLTVATVAGIAAHAGATAWVHRNDNDTANKE; encoded by the coding sequence ATGGCACACCAGAAAAGCGCGCAATACGATCGTGTGGTGCGGAAGCAGTACCGCGAACTGTTGGACCGCTGCAACGTCCATCTGGACAGGATGGACCGCGAGCTGCCGCCGCCAGTGGAGGACTTTCAGGCTGTCCTGAAGGAGCGCGGCGTCACCCGCCGGTCGTTCCTCAAGTGGACGTCGATCATGACGGGCGCCCTGATGCTTCCGCCCGTCTTCAAGCCCATGGTGGCCCGGGCGGCGGAACAGTTCAGCCGGGTCCCCGTCGTCTGGCTTCACATGGCCGAGTGCACCGGCTGCAGCGAAGCCCTTCTGCGCACGTCCTATCCCAACATCGACGACATCCTCCTCGACACCATTTCCCTCGAATATCATGAGACCCTGATGGCCGCCTCCGGCTACCAGGCCGAGCAGTGCCTCGAAAAGGCCCTCCATGATTTCCCAGGGAAGTTCGTCTGCGTCGTGGAAGGAGCCATTCCGCTCGGGATGGGCGGCAAGTACCTGACCCTGGGGCCGAAGGGCAAGACGGGCCTCGAAGTGGCCAGGGAGGTGACATCCAAGGCGGCCATGACGATCTGCATCGGCAGCTGCTCCGCCTTCGGCAACGTCCAGGCGGCAAAGCCGAATCCGACCGATGCAGCCGGCGTCGGCCGGGCCCTGGGCCTCCAGACGGTGAACATCGCCGGCTGCCCCCCCAATCCGATCAACTTCGTCGGCACGATCCTGCACTACCTGATGTTCGGCGGTCTGCCGGCCCTGGACGGCCTCGGACGCCCGGTCTGGGCCTACGGCAAGCGCATCCACGACTACTGCGAGCGCCGCCCCCACTACGACGCGGGCGAGTTCGTCGAGGAGTGGGGCGACGACGGCGCCAAAAAGGGCTGGTGCCTCTACAAGGTGGGATGCAAGGGACCTTACACCTTCGCCAACTGCGGCCGGGTCCGGTTCAACGATGCAGTTTCCTGGCCCATCATGGCCGGGCATGGCTGCATCGGCTGCACGGAGCCGAATTTCTGGGACACGATGGCACCGCTGGAAAAGCCGATTCAGGATGCAACCATCGGCGGCGGCGAAGCGACGGTGGACCACATCGCCATGGGGCTGACGGTCGCAACCGTCGCCGGCATCGCGGCCCATGCCGGGGCAACGGCCTGGGTCCACCGGAACGACAACGACACCGCAAACAAGGAATAG
- the hypB gene encoding hydrogenase nickel incorporation protein HypB: MKVRVVQNVLDANDRIADGNRALFDEKNLYVMNLMSSPGAGKTSLVERTILALRDRVRIAVIEGDIQDTFDADRVAALGIPAVQINTGGGCHLDGNMVREALADLNLDETDLLIVENVGNLVCPAEFRIGENDKVMILSVPEGADKPAKYPLMFQEASVLLINKIDLLPYVDFDLAKACRDARALHPGIEIFEVSCKTGEGLEGWIAWLTKRMQSRRVE; encoded by the coding sequence ATGAAAGTCAGAGTCGTTCAGAACGTCCTCGACGCCAACGACCGGATCGCCGATGGAAACCGGGCGCTGTTCGACGAGAAGAACCTGTATGTCATGAACCTGATGAGCTCCCCCGGTGCCGGCAAGACCTCCCTGGTGGAGCGGACCATCCTGGCCCTCCGCGACCGGGTCCGAATCGCCGTCATCGAGGGGGATATCCAGGATACTTTCGACGCCGACCGCGTGGCCGCCCTGGGAATCCCGGCGGTGCAGATCAACACCGGCGGGGGATGCCACCTGGACGGCAACATGGTCCGGGAGGCCCTGGCGGACCTGAACCTGGACGAGACGGACCTCCTCATCGTGGAAAACGTGGGAAACCTGGTCTGCCCGGCGGAGTTCCGCATCGGGGAAAACGACAAGGTCATGATCCTCAGCGTCCCCGAGGGCGCCGACAAGCCGGCCAAGTACCCCCTGATGTTCCAGGAAGCGTCGGTTCTCCTCATCAACAAGATCGATCTCCTCCCGTACGTCGATTTCGACCTCGCCAAGGCCTGCCGGGACGCCCGGGCCCTCCATCCCGGGATCGAGATCTTCGAGGTGTCCTGCAAGACCGGAGAAGGCCTGGAGGGGTGGATCGCGTGGCTCACCAAACGGATGCAAAGCCGGCGGGTGGAATAG
- a CDS encoding HypC/HybG/HupF family hydrogenase formation chaperone — protein sequence MCIGFPGKILSIDEDNFAVIEIGGTTREVCLDIVDEPVGPGDYVISHAGYAIHRIDEALAVEKLAFLKELIDHEIY from the coding sequence ATGTGCATCGGCTTTCCCGGGAAAATACTTTCCATCGACGAAGATAACTTCGCCGTCATCGAGATCGGCGGCACGACGCGGGAGGTGTGCCTCGACATCGTGGACGAGCCGGTCGGGCCCGGGGACTACGTCATCTCCCACGCGGGCTATGCCATCCATCGGATCGACGAGGCCCTGGCCGTGGAAAAACTGGCCTTCCTGAAAGAGCTGATCGACCATGAAATATATTGA
- a CDS encoding hydrogenase maturation protease, with product MMEKKKLIILGLGNIITKDEGFGVHFLHWFLERHRLPEEAEAVDGGTLGYVLLGLFDQCERMIVIDTIKLPDPPGSIYRFTHEEMSTYLPPPTTAHEVSFSDVLCKAEMMGDLPEITFLCIVPHQWRDMGLEMTEEMTRRLPVMEQLLLQEMDALGIRTEPVRDA from the coding sequence ATGATGGAAAAGAAGAAGCTCATCATCCTGGGGCTGGGCAACATCATCACGAAGGACGAAGGCTTCGGGGTTCACTTTCTCCACTGGTTCCTGGAGCGCCACCGTTTGCCCGAAGAAGCGGAGGCCGTGGACGGGGGAACCCTGGGGTACGTCCTCCTGGGCCTTTTCGATCAATGCGAGCGGATGATTGTCATCGATACGATCAAGCTGCCGGATCCGCCGGGATCGATCTACCGGTTCACCCATGAGGAGATGTCTACATATCTGCCCCCTCCCACGACGGCCCACGAGGTCAGCTTCTCCGACGTCCTGTGCAAGGCCGAGATGATGGGCGACCTGCCGGAAATCACTTTCCTGTGCATCGTCCCGCACCAGTGGCGGGACATGGGGTTGGAGATGACGGAGGAGATGACGAGGCGGTTGCCGGTGATGGAACAGCTTCTTCTGCAGGAGATGGACGCCCTGGGCATCCGGACGGAACCGGTGCGCGATGCATGA
- the hypA gene encoding hydrogenase maturation nickel metallochaperone HypA, which translates to MHELSLVQSLLEIVEEQARKTPFETVNSLLLSFGRLSCIDPQALRFAFSVQSQGTRAEGAVLRFDIRPVTVYCLNCEKELSPPSFTGECPDCGGSEVLLTGGTEEMKLIEMEVDGC; encoded by the coding sequence ATGCATGAGCTGTCTCTCGTTCAGTCACTTCTGGAGATCGTGGAGGAACAGGCGCGGAAGACCCCTTTCGAAACGGTGAACAGCCTGCTTTTGTCCTTCGGCCGCCTGTCCTGCATCGATCCTCAGGCCCTCCGGTTCGCCTTCTCCGTCCAGTCGCAGGGCACCAGGGCCGAGGGGGCCGTCCTCCGGTTCGACATCCGTCCGGTGACCGTCTACTGCCTGAACTGTGAAAAGGAACTGTCGCCGCCCTCCTTCACGGGAGAATGTCCCGACTGCGGCGGCAGCGAGGTGCTGCTGACGGGGGGGACGGAGGAAATGAAGCTGATCGAAATGGAAGTGGACGGGTGCTGA
- the hypD gene encoding hydrogenase formation protein HypD — MKYIDEYRDPSLIRGMLALIGETAGSLGDRTITLMEVCGTHTQAIARHGLKALLPRNLRLISGPGCPVCVTSTRDVDTALHLAGRENVVFATFGDMLRVPGSGGRSLQLLRADGADVRVVSSAADCLSLAEAESLKEIVFMGIGFETTSPTVASAILAARKRGLSNLTVFSVHKVVPPVLQALLDDPDLHIDGFLCPGHVSTITGTAAYERIPASGRAAVITGFEPADILEGILMLLRQIAEGTFDVEIQYTRGLKPEGNIRAREVMERVFRPSDAEWRGLGTIPASGLVFRDDFGTWDARSRHPVPEMPPEEIRGCSCGEILRGVRTPEDCPLFRRVCTPSQPVGPCMVSSEGTCAAHFKYSRAKGGIS; from the coding sequence ATGAAATATATTGACGAATACCGGGACCCCTCGCTGATCCGCGGCATGCTTGCCCTGATCGGGGAGACGGCCGGCTCGCTCGGGGACCGGACGATCACCCTGATGGAGGTCTGCGGGACCCACACCCAGGCGATCGCCCGCCACGGGCTGAAGGCCCTTCTGCCCCGGAATCTCCGCCTGATCTCGGGCCCAGGCTGCCCCGTCTGCGTCACTTCCACCCGCGACGTGGATACGGCCCTCCATCTCGCCGGCAGGGAAAACGTGGTCTTTGCCACCTTCGGGGACATGCTGCGGGTTCCCGGCTCGGGCGGTCGCAGCCTGCAGTTGCTGCGGGCCGACGGCGCTGACGTCCGGGTGGTATCCTCCGCGGCGGACTGCCTGTCCCTGGCGGAAGCCGAGTCTTTAAAAGAGATTGTCTTCATGGGCATCGGCTTCGAGACGACCTCGCCCACGGTGGCCTCCGCGATCCTGGCGGCCCGGAAGCGCGGCCTGTCCAACCTGACCGTCTTCTCCGTCCACAAGGTCGTCCCGCCGGTCCTCCAGGCCCTCCTGGACGACCCGGATCTCCATATCGATGGCTTTCTCTGCCCGGGCCACGTCAGCACCATCACGGGAACCGCCGCCTACGAGCGGATCCCCGCCTCGGGCCGGGCGGCGGTCATTACCGGGTTCGAGCCGGCGGACATCCTGGAGGGGATCCTGATGCTTCTCCGGCAGATTGCGGAGGGAACATTCGACGTGGAGATCCAGTACACGAGGGGGCTCAAACCGGAGGGAAACATCCGGGCCCGGGAGGTGATGGAGCGGGTGTTCCGTCCCTCCGACGCCGAGTGGCGGGGCCTGGGAACAATCCCGGCAAGCGGTCTCGTTTTCCGGGATGACTTCGGGACCTGGGACGCCCGATCCCGTCATCCCGTCCCGGAAATGCCCCCGGAAGAAATCAGGGGCTGCTCCTGCGGGGAGATCCTCCGGGGCGTCCGCACCCCCGAGGACTGTCCCCTGTTCCGCCGCGTCTGCACACCCTCGCAGCCCGTGGGTCCTTGCATGGTGTCCTCCGAGGGGACCTGCGCGGCGCATTTCAAATATTCCAGAGCAAAGGGAGGAATTTCATGA
- a CDS encoding formylmethanofuran dehydrogenase subunit E family protein yields the protein MQIGTYSLEEYLHLIKSFHGSMAPGLIIGGFMVDLAQQNLPEGEFFDALCETRVCLPDAVQILTPCTIGNGWMKIFDTGRFALTMYEKSTGEGVRVYMDTEKLKAWPQIDSWYFKRIPKREQDFEALLKEIREAATSILSTQRVFVKPEFLEKKRLGPTAVCPSCGEAYPLRDGGSCLACQGRSPYA from the coding sequence ATGCAAATCGGAACCTATTCACTGGAAGAGTACCTTCATCTTATCAAGTCGTTCCACGGGAGCATGGCCCCCGGCCTCATCATCGGCGGATTCATGGTGGACCTGGCGCAGCAGAACCTCCCGGAGGGGGAGTTCTTCGACGCCCTCTGCGAAACCAGGGTCTGCCTTCCCGACGCCGTCCAGATCCTCACTCCCTGCACCATCGGGAACGGCTGGATGAAGATTTTCGACACCGGCCGCTTCGCCCTGACCATGTACGAGAAGAGCACCGGAGAAGGCGTCCGGGTGTACATGGACACGGAGAAACTCAAAGCGTGGCCCCAGATCGATTCCTGGTATTTCAAGCGCATCCCCAAACGGGAACAGGACTTCGAAGCGCTGCTGAAGGAGATCCGGGAGGCCGCAACCTCCATCCTGAGCACGCAGCGTGTCTTTGTGAAACCGGAGTTTTTGGAGAAGAAACGCCTGGGGCCGACGGCCGTCTGCCCGTCCTGCGGGGAGGCCTACCCACTCCGGGACGGTGGATCCTGCCTCGCCTGCCAGGGCCGATCCCCCTATGCATGA
- a CDS encoding LysR family transcriptional regulator: MKIRHKVWLESDGKVIFGHGRQELFRAVEACGSLNAAAKKLGMSYRAAWGRVRASEQRLGISLIEKGSHEKGGHLTEEAKRLLHQFEELEERLNACIRATEEWFDKQHYVKK; the protein is encoded by the coding sequence ATGAAGATCCGTCATAAGGTCTGGCTGGAGAGCGACGGCAAGGTCATCTTCGGACACGGCAGGCAGGAGCTGTTCCGGGCGGTCGAGGCCTGCGGCAGCCTGAACGCGGCTGCCAAGAAGCTCGGGATGTCCTACCGGGCGGCCTGGGGACGGGTGCGGGCATCGGAGCAGCGGCTCGGAATCTCCCTCATCGAAAAGGGGTCCCATGAAAAGGGCGGCCACCTGACGGAGGAGGCAAAACGTCTCCTGCATCAGTTCGAAGAACTGGAGGAACGACTCAACGCCTGTATCCGCGCAACGGAAGAGTGGTTCGACAAGCAGCACTATGTGAAGAAGTAG